The Festucalex cinctus isolate MCC-2025b chromosome 6, RoL_Fcin_1.0, whole genome shotgun sequence genomic sequence AAAACAAGAAACAAGCTaacctcactcactcactcagcagCTAACTTTCTAACCAACTAACTCAACTAACCCATTAACTAATCAATCAGCTAACTAGCTTACATACTTTCCTACCTAAAACAAGAAACAAGCTaacctcactcactcactcactgactcaCTCACACTCACTCAGCAGCCAGCAATGTCACTAACCAGCTAACCAACTAACCCATTAACTAATCAGTCAGCTAACTAGCTTACATACTTTCCTGCCTAAAACAAGAAACAAGCTcacctcactcactcactaagCAGCTAACTTCCTAACCAACTTACTCAACTAACccattaattaatcaatcagcTAACTAGCTTGCATACTTTCCTACCTAAAACAAGAAACAAGCTAACCtcacccactcactcactcactaagCAGCTAGCTTACTAACCAACGATTAACTCCCTAGTGTACTAACTCACTTGCTAACTAACTAATGATGATCAAAGCGTAACAAACTAACTAAccttggtcaaaacaaaagtgtgaaCAAAGAAATTAATTACTGCTAAAAATGTGGCTACGtaataactaactaaccaactaactcACTTTTTCTCAGCGAGCAAACAAAACCACTAACTATATTTCAATATCTGACTAAATGGtgacagataaaaaataaacaccaccctaactaactaactaactaactattaactaactcactttttttcagcgaacaaacaaaaccacaaaCTATATTTCAATTTCTGACTAAATAGTGACTGATAAAAATTAAACACCACAGAAACGAACTAATTCACCAATTAACTAACTAattaactgactgactgactaatgTTGATGGCAAGGAGATAACGTCGCACAATGTGACATCATGCTTAAGcaacaaatttaaaatgaagttttaaagcgaacagaaaaatacatatttaaaaaaaaacaactactcgATACTTCAATAACATGCTGTGTAATAAATGTTACCTTGTTGGATCTTGTTGTATTGAAAACGGTCCTTTGATATTGACGGTGTTATTCTCGTCCTTGCTGTAGCTGAGAGTCACCTGATCAAAACGTCAATGGCATCATTATtatagatttctttttttttttttttttttaagagccgcTAAGTTTAGTTAGCAACAGCAACACGCGCGCGCTACCTGCTCGTGCACCCGCGTCAACAGCGCCAGGCTCTCCAGGTGCGAGTGGAAGAGCGGCGAGCGGGTGAGGCCCACGCCCAGCAGCGCCCCCACGATGTAGCCCACCGCGCAGTCGTCCGGCAGACGGATGCGCTCGGCCGTCGACGAGAAGGCGCCCtcgctaaaaaataataaaaaaatttaaaaaatggacgAGCGTATGAAATGCAACgcatcccaaaataaaacgtcgtACCTAGCCCACGGCCGCATCTTCATGGCGAGGCCACGACTCAGGCAGAATCCAGCGCCCCCTGTGGCGAACCAGAAAACAACCTTCCGCTGcgcccacacacgcacgcgcgacGGTTAGCTTGCTCTGAAATGCTATGCTAATGTGATGCTAAGTGTGTTTTAGATCCAGTAAATGCCAACAGTTaccgaaaaaaaaatcatttttgtagCTAATTGCTAGTGTTGTAAATGTGCTACCTACTAACAAGCTGTAAAGTAAGCTAATTAATTAGCTTTTGCTAACATTAAACAACTGTTGTAACTATGCTAAAGCGTCACAAACGCGCTAGCTAACTCCTGACAAGGAACGTGTCGGGAAAAAGTGCTGTCGATGGGATGTCACGCTAACAGGCTAgcggcttttttgttgttgtaaatatgCTGATGTGTCGTAAATGCGCAAGCTGACGTTTGCTAACGTGCCATTTTCGCATTGGGCAGCGTCTCGGTGGCCTCCAGGGGGTGCTCCAGGCTGGGCCGCCCGATGTAGACGTCCTGCACGTGGCTGTACTGGGACAACAACGTCAGGAGGGCGCCCACGTTCAGGTAGTTGTCGTCGTCCATGTGACAAAACCACCTGCAACCACACAGGAtggacattagcattagcagtaCTAGCATAATTGGctcccattttgttttattttagactATTACATCAATTTAGTTATTCGACCATAACATGAGGCGATTTGGACTGATTGCGTGACGATATGCCACGATTTGCCCGGCATGAAGTTAATTGGTGACGTGAAAGATAAACCTTTATTTATGCAGGTTTCCAAAACAAAGCAACTTATTGCgatcagccatttttttttttgtttacatttgcctgcATCGCTTTGAGGTCGCAATTGGTTAAAATCCGATCGACTCGCCACATTTctggaatgtatttatttgtttaatatgTCACATTTGCAGTTAGCGTAGTTACAATAATGCTAACATGTTAATACTTATGTCACTTGTAGCATATTTAACATACATTACCAGTTAGCATAGTACTTGCGAGTTTATTAGTACACAGCATAATTACAAAGCATTCATAACAGTAATTATTTTATGACATATTAGCAATGTAGTTATATTGTTAATACTCAGTTTATTTACTTAGTTGGAGTTAAACTTGCTATTATAGCAATTATTATCGCACTTATGACACATTAGTAAGTAGCTTGACATATTACGAATTAGCCTAGCGATTTCTTTTTAAGTAATTGCTAGCATATTTATCACTTAGAATGCGCTCAAGAATGAAGGCATTAAGAAATAGTATATTTATGACATATCAATAAACAGTTCCATGAGCAGTCCTCGTATTTCTAGAACTGTGATCCGTTAGCATCCTATATGTGGCTAACAAGCTTAGCAAGTTAGCGCCTTCGCGACACTGCCCGCGTGACTTACTTCCTGTCGGAGTTGAGGAACGCGTCGTactcggcggccattttgcaggaGAGGGCTTGTCGGCTGTGAGCTGCCGAGCAGTTGGTGTTGATCAGGTGAACGCCTTgcgaccacaaaaaaaacagaatcgtTTACTTCACTGCGGTCAACTTAGGAGTTTACATCGGAATCGTGTGTCGCGCTGCCCGTCAACAGCCAACGCTAGCTAGTCCTTGGCTAACTAACACCGTTATTCATCTCATAAGTTAAGCGTCTTAATGTTAGCTTCCTGTATTTGTGTCAACATTAGCCTTAATGTTAGCCTCCATTGTTGCTTCAGTGCTAGCTTTCAATGTTACCGCCAAGTGTTGAATTGTGAAGTTAGGCTCTAACACCACTGCTAGCTTCTGACACAACGTTAGCCTAAGCATTAGCTTCCAGCTAGCATCCAATTGTTTGATTCAGACGGCTTCCCTGTGGCCGCCATTCATTCCAATATTCATGTTGTGCATGGGGATCCATACTTGACTGTACTGCTTCTAcactgggaagaaaaaaaataaataaaaaaatctgctgCAGGGGGATCGAACCTTTGTGGGTCACAGGCCACACTAGACCACAAACTCTCTCATATGAcagtcacttcctgtctgctgCTCGCTATGGAAACTCAaagtcagcagcagcagcggcctGCTTCCGGATGCTCGTAACGCTGctgtctgtatgtgtgtgtattttgtgtgtctgtgtgtgtaaaACTCACCCATCCGCTTCCTCAGGGCTGCATCCTCGCCGTCGGTGAACACGAACGTCTacacgagggggaaaaaaaaaacatttgaatgctTATCTATCCACACAGCATGGCGGCTGCTCTCGaatgtttctttttgtgtgtgtgttgtgtgtctgtctttttatgtttgtgtcattttgtgtttatgtatatatgttttgtgtttgtgtgcatgtgggtttattttttgaatgtgtTTGTGTCTGCTATGtatgacggcgtattagggccacatataaattataaatatatatttttttagagggcaggAGCAATAAGCtgagaaaaaaacttgcaaatttgtgactttctaaaatggcaaatttgcaagacaaAACCTCGTAAATTTGCAGGTTtagaaagtggaaaatttgtgagtttctaaagtggcaaatttgcgagacaaaaacttataaatttgcgactttccacagtggcaaatttgcgactttctgaaGTAGCAAATTTGCAAGACAAAAACTCATAAATTAGCAAGTTtaaaaagtagcaaatttgtgactttctaaagtggcaaatttacgagacaaaaactcgtaaattttcgaatttctaaagtggcaaatttgtgacctTCTAAAGTGGCATatttacgagaaaaaaacatgtaaatttgcgagaaaaaaactttaaatttgtgagtttagaaGGTCGCAAATTTGCCCCTTTCCATACTCGCAAATTTACGTTTTTTCTGTCTCGCAAGTTTGCGAGAAAGAAACTCAAACTTATGAGAAACACACGTAGAGTACTACTTGAATGTTTGCGCCAATTCTTTTCGTTtgggttttcaaataaggagatgttaagcatttgctctttgaagcatttgaagtcttttttttttttttttccttctttttttttttttttcgcgcaaatctgccactttctaAAATGGCTAATTTGCGAGTTTTTCCCCCCGGCATATTGCCCCTGTcctctaaaaaacaaaatatatatatttatacgtggccctaatacgccgtcgtagttttgtatgtttttgtttgtgcatgattgtttttttcaatgcgtttacttctttttgtgtgtttgttttaatgcGAGTTTGTGCGTGTTTTTGTGGGTCCATTTGAGTgtttgcttgtgtgtgtttgtgcttttctttttgtgtggtttTATATTTGTCTTGGTGTGAATTTGTCTTTTTGTGTGATGTTCTGAATGTGTTACGTTTAGTTGATGTGAGTGTTTTTTTGCCAGGATGCAGAAAACCAAACGGAGCCTTCTGACTTTCCACAGGAAGTCGCGCAAACCTTCAGCTAAGAGCTTGTTTTTGTGCGTGCTTTTAATACATTCCTCAAGTAATGTGATGATCTTGTCGAGCAGCAGTCATCTGAcgcgtgtatttaaaaaaaaaaaaaaaaaagaagaagaaaggctTCATCACAGGCTTAAAGCATCACAAGATGCTAATAAATctcctaactcattcactcccaaccattttcacttaagtattttcctggattttgacagatttttcaaggcccgcgaaatatgttctattgctataaaaaaatggaacataccaaaagagagattaaagtctcttcttttatcaggaaaaaaaaagtatattctgtttccgctgtgcagcaattagcaatagaacatagctaagtttcatcgtttttcacaattctgcttagaactgtggggaagtcagctttttttttaacatggcctggttgatctcttatactctgctgccactcaaccattttctgcagtagagagactgcatcaaagccttctctatgctctggcataaaaacaacaacaaaaaaacgtataagtacgtctttgggacacttaaaacatttacaatatgacgtatttatacgtttttgggagctaatgagttaatggctGAATGTCACAAAAACCTGCAGGCTGTAGCGTGTACCTTTTACTCATACACAAACTCCATTCAGTGGAACGTTCCCAATCGTTTGTCAGGGTTACTCATTTTAAAGGACAACAGAGGCTACTTTGACAAAATGGACGCGAGAGAAGTGAAAGTCAAATTTGGAAACCGATCCATGTACAAATGGAgttcaaaaatgaatttaagACACTTCACGGCAATCCTCTCGAATTTTGACCGAATGGTTAAATCGGTTGGACTAATTTACATAACCCCGCCCCTCACTCACTTTCTCCACCAATGGCAGGATCAGCTCTAAAATGGCCGACGTTCCAGCGCGAAGGAGCCACTTTGACTGAGAACCCATCACG encodes the following:
- the LOC144020318 gene encoding beta-1,3-N-acetylglucosaminyltransferase lunatic fringe-like, which encodes MWRSAAGERQRQRRRRVAVLALLVAGVLAVTRAHEQAEAAAEAAEGSRRANRAVFTDYFRQLRRERRAVSRPAPTGTATVELVSADDVFVAVKTTSKFHRSRLELLLDTWISDNMRHTFVFTDGEDAALRKRMGVHLINTNCSAAHSRQALSCKMAAEYDAFLNSDRKWFCHMDDDNYLNVGALLTLLSQYSHVQDVYIGRPSLEHPLEATETLPNAKMRKVVFWFATGGAGFCLSRGLAMKMRPWASEGAFSSTAERIRLPDDCAVGYIVGALLGVGLTRSPLFHSHLESLALLTRVHEQVTLSYSKDENNTVNIKGPFSIQQDPTRFKCVHCVLHPHTHWCQR